The sequence below is a genomic window from bacterium.
AGGATTTTCTGCCACCCTCACGCCACGCAGGTGTTTTCCTTTCCATAGAGATTGGACCATCTCTAGTTGATGTAAACGTTCATCCCACAAAAAAGGAAGTGCGCTTTGTCAACGAGCCAACGATACACACAATTGTTATGCAGACTATCAAGCAAAATCTACATAAAGAAGTCACAATGGTGGAAATAGAGGAGAAGACTACCTATCCTGAAGGTTCGTCTTTTCGGAAAAGAAGAATTGAAGAAGCAATGAAAGACTATTTAGTGAAAAGCCAGAAGTGGCAGGGATCGATTTCTCCAGAGGAGTTGTTCCAGCCAAAGAAGTTCCACATTCCTGAGCCAGAAAAGAGAATAGAAGTGAAGAAAGAAGCGATGGTGGCGCTGGGACAATTAGATAACCTGTACATAGTTGCTCGCAGTGCAGATGGAATAGTAATTCTGGACCAGCATGCAGCCTGGGAACGAATCCTATTTGAACAGCTGGAAAATGACTATAAAGACCAAAAAATAGAGTCGCAACGCCTTCTATTTCCCATCCAGATTGAACTACCTCCTCATAATGTCCAGGTATTAATAGCGAACACAGACCTTTTCTCCAAATTGGGCTTTGAAGTGGAACAGTTTGGACGCTCTTCTTTCCTGGTAAAAGCCACGCCACATATCCTGGGAAAGGAAATTAAGAAGCAATTTATTATCGACCTCGTTGATGAGATTTCTGATGAAGTGAAAAGAAAAGAGAGTAAGAAGATGGTTGTAGAAATCTCTTCTGATATATTTAAAATTATGGCTTGCCGGGCAGCAATTATGGCTGGGCAGAGCTTGAACAATAGAGAGATGGACGAAGTAGTGAGGAGACTCAATAGGTGCGAATCTCCTCATATCTGCCCCCATGGCAGGCCAACAATGATTAAATTGACCAGGGAAGAGCTGGATAGAAGGTTCAAAAGATAAAAAAGTGACAGGTACTTTTTCAAAAAAGGGGTCAGAGTCATTTTTTGTTTCACTCCTGACCGTTAAGGCCCAGAATGGGCAGGCCCTTAAGGCTCGGGACGGGCAGGGAGCATGGGCAGGCTTAATCCTCCCCAGAGGGGAGAGGAAATAATAAGGGGGAAGAATAGATCTTCTCCCGCTTGAAAAGAGGATAAAAATAGTGCTTTTTGGAGAAATTAACCAAGTTCTCCTACGAGAAAATAATTTTGTGAGAGGCACAAATTGGAATAAATAAGGGGGTTCTATTCGTATGGAAATACCTGTTTGGTTAATTCCAGA
It includes:
- the mutL gene encoding DNA mismatch repair endonuclease MutL, with protein sequence MAGKIEILSEEVINKIAAGEVVERPASIVKELVENSLDAGAKHITIEIGSGGKKLIRVIDDGSGMSREDAELALQRHATSKIKELEDLQSISTLGFRGEALPSIAAVANLTLLTRSEESPVGCQAKVKGNSFELLEAGSPPGTTVIVEDLFLNVPARLKFLKADSTESRQITRAVQNFALSHPQVSFELKEDGRHIIKNLPREQTLLERIASLYGTKIVEDLVPLQFENKFLRISGFITKPNLSYTNRQHQFLFVNKRAISSRLISHATWEGYKDFLPPSRHAGVFLSIEIGPSLVDVNVHPTKKEVRFVNEPTIHTIVMQTIKQNLHKEVTMVEIEEKTTYPEGSSFRKRRIEEAMKDYLVKSQKWQGSISPEELFQPKKFHIPEPEKRIEVKKEAMVALGQLDNLYIVARSADGIVILDQHAAWERILFEQLENDYKDQKIESQRLLFPIQIELPPHNVQVLIANTDLFSKLGFEVEQFGRSSFLVKATPHILGKEIKKQFIIDLVDEISDEVKRKESKKMVVEISSDIFKIMACRAAIMAGQSLNNREMDEVVRRLNRCESPHICPHGRPTMIKLTREELDRRFKR